Genomic window (Terriglobales bacterium):
ACCGGCGTCGCTGAGCGCGATGTCACCCCGGAGGCTACACGCGCGGTCTGCGACCGCCTGGTGGACGGTATCGCTGAGCGCATGCGTGCTGAAGGCGCGAAGAAAACTCCGCTGGCGGCCCTCAGCCGCGGCCTTTGCGGCACCCGGGGACGCAGCCTGGTATTGAACCTGCCGGGCAGCCCGGGCGGAGCGACCGAATCGCTGGCTGCAGTCATCGATCTGCTGCCGCACGCGCTGGAGCTGCTGCGGGGCAAGACGGCGCACGCCAAGTCGCGCTCCTGATCCCTTCCCCCGCAGGCGCATCTTCCCTTTCGCGTACAATGACGTTTCCTCATGCACTGGTTGAAGCATTTTCTTTCCCGCTACACCGCCTGGGTCTGGGGTGTGCTCAAGCCGCTGGGGGCGTGGGGTGTCTTCGGCATCGCCTTCGTGGACGCCGCCTTCATGGGCATCCCGATGGATCCCGTGGTCGCCGGCTACGTCTATTCGGACCAGGCGCACTTCTGGATGTACATCCTGATGGCGTCGGCGGGCTCGGCGCTGGGCAGCTTGCCGCTCTACGTCATCGGATACAAGGGCGGAGAGCTGCTGCTGGCCAAGCGCATCAGCAAAGACCGCATGGAGAAGATGCGCGACCGCTTCGAGAAACAGGAATTCTTCGCCCTGATGATCCCTTCGATGCTTCCCCCGCCCACGCCTTTCAAGCTGTTCGTGCTCTCCGCCGGCGTCTTCGAGATGCACGTGACTGCGTTCCTGGGCGCCATCTTCCTGGGGCGCGTGCTGCGCTTCGGGATCCTCTCGGCGCTGGTGCTGGCCTTCGGGCCGCACGTGGTCAGCCTGGTCGGGAGGATGGCGCGCGAGCACCTGCCGGTGACCATCGCCATCGGCGTCGCCGCTATCGTGCTGATTTATGTTCTGTACCGGCTGCTGCGCGCGCCGGTGGTGGAGATGGAGCACGAACTGGAGCAGGCGGAAAAGTAGCTACGATCTCCCCACCAGCTCCAGCATTTCTTTCTCCCCGATGACCTTGACCCCGAGCTCGCGCGCCTTGTCGAGCTTGGAGCCGGCCTCGTCGCCGGCGACCACGTAATCGGTCTTCTTGCTGACCGAGCCGGAGACCCGCCCGCCCGCGTCCTCGATCATCTTCTTGGCCTGGCCGCGCGAGTAGTTCGCCAGCGTCCCGGTCAGGACGAAGGTCTTGCCCGCCAGCTGCGTGCCGCGGCGTTTCTTCGTGCCCTCAAACTGCAGACCAGCGGCCTTCAGCCGCTTTACCAGATCCACGTTCTTAGGCTCGTCGAAGAAGGCGCGGATGCTCTCGGCGATGCGCGGCCCGACCTCGTTCACCTGCTGCAGTTCCTCGACGCTGGCCTTCATTAACGCGTCGATGGAACCGAAGTGCTCAGCCAGGAATTCCGCGGTGCGCTCGCCCACGAAGCGGATGCCCAGCCCGTAGATGACGCGCTCCAGCGGCAGCTTCTTGGAATTCTCGATCTCGTCGAGGACGTTCTGCGCCGATTTCTCGCCCATGCGCTCCAGTTCCAGCAGGTCCTGCTTGGTGAGCGAGTAGATATCGGCCACGCTCTTGAGCAGCTTCTTGTCGCAGAGCTGGTTGACCAGCGCGTCGCCCATACCCTCGATGTTCATCACCGAGCGCGAGGCGAAGTGCAGGATGCTTTCCCGCAGCTTGGCCGGACAGTTGGCGTTGACGCAGCGATGGTCGGCCTCGCCTTCGGTCCGCACCACGTGCCCGCCGCACTCCGGGCAGCGCTCCGGCATCTTGAAGTGCCTGGCGCCGCGGGGATGCTGCTTGTCCTCGACGATGCCCACCACCTTGGGGATGACGTCGCCCCCGCGCTCCACCGTCACCCAGTCGCCGATGCGCACGCCCAGGCGCTCGATCTCGTCCATGTTATGCAGTGTGGCCCGGCTCACGGTGGTGCCGCCGATGGGGACCGGCGTAAGCCACGCGACCGGCGTGAGTTTTCCGGTGCGTCCCACCTGGGGAACGATGTCCTCGATCCTGGTAACGCCGGCACGCGCGGCGTACTTGTAGGCGATGGCCCAACGCGGCGCCTTGCCGGTGTAGCCCAACTCCTCCCACAAGCGCGTGTCGTTGACCTTGACCACGACCCCGTCGATCTCGTAGCCGAGCTCCTCGCGCTTCGGCTCCAGCTCTCCGACCAGCTTCCAGACCTCGTCGATGCTCTTCGCCAGGCGCCACAGCGGGTTGACTTTGAAGCCCGCGATCTTCAGGGCTTCGAGCGAGCGCGAATGTTCCGGGAAGCAGGTGCGTCCGTCCACCAGCAGGAAATAGGAGTACAGGTCCAGCCGCCGCGAGGCAGTGACATTGGGATCGAGCACGCGCACCGCGCCGGCGGCAGCGTTCCGAGGATTTGCGAACTTTGACAGGTTCTGCCGCTCGCGCTCCTCGTTCATGCGGCCAAAGGCCGCGATCGGCATGATGACCTCGCCGCGCACCTCGAACGTGGGCGGCAGCCCCGCCTTCTGCAGCGTGGCCGCCGGGATGGAGAGGGGGACGGAGCGGATGGTCCGGAGGTTCGCAGTCACGTCCTCGCCGATGGCGCCATCGCCACGGGTGAGGCCCAGCACGAACTCGCTGCGGCCGCGCCCACTCTTGCCCTCCTCGTAGCGCAGCGCCATGGAAAGACCGTCGAGCTTCAGCTCGCAGACGTACTCCACCTGCTTGCGCCCGCTGAGCTCGTGGACGCGACGGTCCCACGCCCGCAGCTCCTCTTCGTCATAAGCGTTGTCGAGCGAGAGCATGGGGCGCGAGTGCTGGACCTTGATGAAGCCCTCGCGCGGCTTGCCGCCCACGCGCTGGCTCGGCGAGTCGGGTGTCACCAGTTCGGGGTGTTCCGCCTCCATCCGCTTGAGCTCCTGCATCAGCCGGTCGAACTCGGCGTCGGAGATCTCCGGGTCGTCGAGGACGTAGTAGCGATGCTCGTGGTAACGGATCTGGTCGCGCAGCTTGTCGATCTTCTTCTGCACGTCCCTGGGCGCGGACATGTCCCGATTATATTTGCCCGTGCACATCCGGCAACTTGACGTTGGCCTCAGTTCGGCTATAGTTTTCGGCGCTCGATTCGGGCTCATTCCAAGCGGTTCAAATGAGGAGAAGAGGTGCGTCAATGAAGAAGCTGTTTCTCGCAGTCTTGATCTTGGGATTCGCTTCCTTGTGGGGCTTCGCGCAGGAGAAGAAGGCTGACAAGAAGGGCGAGATGAAGCACGAACACGCCGCCATGGAGAACAAGGGCGGTCCGCCGCCGGCGGCAAAACCAGGACCGGAGATCACAAAACTGATCAAGATGTTCTCGGGGAGCTGGACAGCGGAGGAGAAGGTCGAGCCTAATCCGATGGCCCCAAAGGGCGCCACAGGCAAGGCCACGGCAACCTTCAAGCCCGGTCCCGGAGGACTGTCGCTGATCGAGGAATACGATTCGCCGCACGGCTCCATGGGACCGTTCCGCGGCCACGGCGTTACCTGGTGGGATGCCAAGGCCGGCGCATTCAAGGGGACTTGGTGCGACACCATGATGACCGAGTGCATGGTGAGCAGCATGAAGTGGCAGGGCGACAAGCTCGTGGGTGACCCCTATCCGATGGACCAGGGCGGGCAAAAGATGGTGATGACCAGCGCATATACCGACATCAAGCCCGACGCCATCACCTTCGAGATGGGCATGGGGCCCACTACAGAACAGGCCAAGAAAGAGATGACCATCGTCTACAAGCGCACCGGCAAGGCGGCAGTTCCGGCAGCGAAGAAGGAAGAAATGCCGGCGAAGAAATAGGAGCAACTCCTTCAGGGGGCCGGGTGCGCCCGGCCCTTTCTTTCCGACGCCGAACTTTGTGCGGCGGCAGGCGTCCTGTAGCATCGAATGTTCGCTGTCATCTTCCTGAACGGAGCGCTCGCCTAGAGCTTGGAACCGATCACCCACTTCCTGACCGGGGCGTGCCTGGCCCGCGCCGGACTGAACCGCACCACGCCGCTGGCCACCACCACCCTGGTGCTGGCCGCGGAAGCCGCCGACATCGACATCCTCTGGCTCGGCAAGGGGCCGGTCTTCTACTTCGGGCATCACCGCGGCATCACCCACACGTTCGTGGGCGCCCCACTGGTCGCCGCGCTGGTGCTGGCGCTTGTCTACGCCCTATGGAGGATCGCACAACAGTTCGCGAAACCGGGGCCGATGGGCTGTGCCGGATGTCCCCCGGGCAACGCACCGCCGGAGCGCCGGCCACGCTGGGGCATGATCTACCTGCTGGCGGTGCTCTCCGGGCTGGTCCATATCCTGCTCGACTACACCAACAGTTACGGCGTGCGGCCGTTCATGCCCTTCAGCTATCGCTGGTACTCGTGGGACATCGTCAACATCTACGATGGCCTGATCTGGGCGGCGCTGCTGCTGGGCCTGCTGGTGCCGGGATTGTTCCGCCTGGTCAACGAGGAGATCGGGTCGCGCAAGAAAGGCCCGCGCGGTCGCGGCGGGGCCATCTTCGCCCTGGTCGCCATCGTCGTGCTCTGGGGGGGCCGCGACTACGAGCACCGCAAGGCGATCCGACTCATGCAATCGACAGAGTATGAAGGCGCGGAAGCGGTCCGCGTCTCCGCCTTCCCTTACGGGCTCAGCCCCTTCAAGTGGCATGGCGTGGCCGAAACCGCGAATCTGTTCGAAATGGTCGTCGTGGACTCGTCCGGGCCGGAGATCGATCCGCAGAGCAAGGCGCGCATCCGCTACAAGCCGGAAGAGACGCCGGCCACCATCGCCGCCAAGAAAACTTACCTCGGACGCGTGTACCTGGATTGGGCGCAGTATCCCCTGACCGAACAGGAGCAGCGTCCCGACGGCACGTACGAGGTCCGGTTCTACGACCTGCGCTACTCCTATCCCGAGCGCGGAAGCGCGCTGCGTTCCGCGGTCATCCTGGACAAGGACCTGCATGAAATCGAGGAACGGTTCGGGAGCAGAGTGCAGAAAGTGAAATGACAGCGCCCTTGGGCGTCATCCTGAGGCGCCTTGGCGCCGAAGGATCTCGCGCGCACAATCCACAAACCCTGCACGCGAGATGCTTCGCGGTTGAACCGCTCAGCATGACGCCAGTTAATGTCGGGATGGAGAACCGCGCTTGACGCATCTCCCCCCGGAATAGAGAATGTTCATCCTGCTGTAGCGAGGTGACCATGCTTGCGTACGTTCTTGTGCTCGCGGTGATCGTGGCCCGCATCGTTTTCCGTCCTTTGGCCTTTGCCCCGGTCGGACCGGCGTTGCTGTTCTTTGGCGCCTACATGCCGCGCAGGTGGATGTGGGTCCCGCTGGCCTTGCTGGCCGCCACCGATGTCTATCTCACCCGCAGCAGTTATGGCTATCCGTTCACGGCGGACATCCTGGTGACCTGGGCGTGGTACGCGCTTGTGCTCTGGGCGGGCGGAGCGCTGCTCAAGGGCAGGGTCCGCCCGTTGCCCGTGGCCGGCGTGACCGTGGCCGCCGCGGTGGCGTTCTTCGCGATCAGCAATTTCGCCGTGTGGGCGGTGTGGAACATGTATCCGAAGACGCTGGGTGGCCTGGCCGCGTGCTACGTGGCCGCCCTTCCGTTCTTCCGCAACCAGTTCGTATCCGACCTGCTCTTCGCCGCAGTGATGTTCGCGGTCCCGCTGGCGCTCCCGGCGCTGCGTCCGGCAGAAGCGAAGGAACGCGCCGCCTAGATCCTGAGGTGGCAAGCGAAGGCACGGCCCCAGGCCGTGCCTTTCGCTTTCTGCGCTGATCAGGAGCGGGAGATGAAGTCGTCGATCCACTGGCGGACGTGGTAGCGCGACTCGTCGGCGTTATCGAAGCGGAAGCCGAAGGCGGTGTCGGCGGGGCGGGTCCAGCAAACCAGCCCGCGGATGCTGACCTCGGCCATCTCGGGGAGCGCGAAGGTGACGGTGGCGTTCTGGCCGCTGGCCACGCCGCTGCCGCCGCTGATGGACATGCCACCACCGCTGATCTCCAGGGAACTCCCGCGCACCTCCCCGCCGGTCTCTAATTTGACCCGCACTTCGGAGACGATGGGCACGCGCACGTAACGGCGGAATTCGTGGAGGACCAGCAGATGGGTGGCGCGCACCACCTTGAGCGCGTTCTGCCGCTCGATGGGCCAGTCAACCACGGCATTGACCGAATAGCGGGAGAAGCGCAGCGCCTCCTGCGCCGTCTTGCAGACACCGTAGATGACGACGCGGAAATTGGACCGCGACGTCCGCACTGCTTCCAGGACGGGCTCCGCCTCGTCGTCCAACCGCACCACGCAGGCATCGAATTTCTCCCGGCTGAGGCGGCCGATCTCGTCGCCAGCCACGGCCACGCTCTGGATGCCGAACTGCTTGAAGCAATCGGCCAGGATCGCGCCGCCGGCGTGACTCAACCCGATGATGGCCACCCGCGCCAGCGCCTTCTGCGCGACCGATGCCGTGCTTACCCGTGCCGGCTTGGAGGTCATGGTCCCGTATTCTCCGTTGTCATCACGAACTTCGCAACTCTCATCACACCGAGGCCCTGGCCGGGGCCTGCTGGACACGGTCGCCGCCGGACTGTTTCGAGGAATAGAGGGCGGCATCGGCCGCCTGCACCAGCTCGTCGCGCGTCCGTCCGTGGCGCGGGAACTCGGCCACGCCGGCGCTGAAGGTCACCGGCCGCGGGATTCCCGGAAAGGGAAACCCGGCGACGATCTGGCGCAGTTTCTCCGCCACGGCCCGGGCGTTCTCCCCGTTGGTCTCCGGCAGCAGCACGGCGAATTCTTCGCCGCCGAAGCGGCACAGCACGTCGGGCTTGCGCAGATGCTGCTCGAACAGGCGCGAGATCTGCTTGAGCACTTCGTCCCCCAGCAGGTGGCCGAACTCGTCGTTGATGCGCTTGAAGTGGTCGACGTCCATCATGATGACCGACAGGCTCAGCTGATAGCGGTTGGCGCGCTCGATCTCCTGCATCATGCGCAGCTCGAAGAAGCGGCGGTTAAAAATGCCGGTGAGCCCATCCAAATATGCCATCTGGCGGACCCGCTCGTAGTAGTGGGCGTTCTGGATGGCGGTGGCGCACATGTCGGCCACCGATTCCAGGGTCGGCACGTCTTCCTCCGGGAAAGCGCCGACGGTGGCGCTGTCCAGCGCCAGCACCCCGAGGGTCTCGCCGAAAGCGATGAGCGGGATGCACATCTCGGAGGCGGTCTCCTTCACCCCCGGCACATAGCCGATCACGACCGAAACGTCGTTCTCTACCACCGTCTTGCCGGTCAGCAGGGCGCGCCCGCACAGCCCGGCTCCCGGGGGAAGGATGCTGCCGATGGGCATGACCGGGGTCAGGTTGCCGGCGTGGGCCCGCACCGCAAGCCTGTCCTGCTCCTTGAGCAGGATGGCGACCTGGTCCACGTCGAAAGACTGCACGATCACCCGGCACACCTTCTCCATCAGCTCGCTGAGTTCGAGCACGGCGGTGGATTGCCGCGCGATCGCGTTGACCGCCTCCAATTGCGACGCCTTGCGCTGTTCGAGGGTGTAGAGCTCGGCATTCTGCAAAGCGATGGAAGCCTGGGTGGAGAACAGGGTGAGCAGATCGATGGTCTCCTGGTCGAAAGCGTCGAGTTTGTCGCTCTGGCAGTCCAGGACACCCACGACTTCCTCGCGCACCATCAGGGGTATGGCCAGTTCGGATCGGGTGGCGGGATTGTTGGCAATGTAGCGTGGGTCCTTGCTGACGTCTGCGGCGTAGATCGGCCGCTTCAGCTTCCCGGCGTTGCCGATCATCCCTTTGCCCAGCGGAATGCGCACCTGCTTGTGCGCCGGGTCCCACTCCACCTGGGCACGCACGTAGAACTCCTGCTTTTGCCGGTCGAGGAGCAGGATGGCGGCGTTCCCCAAGTGGAAGTAGTCGCGCAGGATATCCAGGATCTTCGCAAGCACCTCGTCCAGGTCGAAGGTGGAGAGCACAGCCTGGCTGGCGTCGTAGAGTATGGCGATCTTTTGCATGGATGCTGCGACGATGCGGACGGCGGGAGGATTCTACAGCGGAACCGCCGCATCCCGGCAAGTTCCTTTGGTCACAAGCGCCGGCCGGGGCCGTCCATCTTGCGGGAACGCCGCCGCCGGAACAGCTCGATCAGCCCGTAGGCCACCAGGCAGAACCATAGATCGACGGCCAGCCCGAGGTCGAGCCGCCCGGGCGCATGCCGCGCGGCCGGCGGGAGCTGCGGCATCAGCAGGAAGTAAAGGGCATTGCCCGCGAGCACCGCAACCAGCGATTTCCAGAAATTGCGCAATACCCTAAGAGACACCGCGCGGCGCTGTTTTGTTGCCCGTGCGTCGCGGTGCCTCTGCATTGTCCTTGAAACTTGGGACTCGACACTTGAAACTGGGGCTTCATGCTCGAGCTCTCGACTCCCGTCCAATACGTGAAGGGGATCGGCCCGCGCATCGCCGAGGCGCTGGCCGCCAAAGGCATCTCGACCGTCGAGGATTTGCTCTACTATCTGCCCTTCCGTTACGAAGACCGGCTGAACCCGCGCGGGATCGCGGAGCTCCGGCCGGGCGAGATGGCCACCATCATCGCCGAGGTCCGGACCTTCGGGCTCTTCTATGCCCGCAACGCGCGCTTCTGGATCGCCAATCTTACCGTCGGGCAGGGACGCGACGCGCTCACCTGCATCTGGTTCCGCGCCGAGTACCTGCGCGACCGCTTCAAGCCCGGGCAACTGGTGGCGCTCTACGGCAAGGTCGAACAGAAAAAGAAGGGCCGCGGCCTGCAGATCGTGCAGCCCCAGTTCGAGATCATCGGCGAGCCGCCGGGGCCGGGCGAAGAGCCCGACCCGGAGGAACTGGCGGCGCAATCGCTCGAGGTGGGTCGCATCGTGCCCATCTACGAAGCCATCGGCAAGCTGACCACGCGCTGGTTCCGGCGTGTGGTCCACGGGGCGCTGGCGGCCCTGGCGCCGGAGGTGCCGGACGGCCTGCCGCCGGCCATCATCGCGCGCCACCGCCTGGCGCCGCGCCGCCAGGCATTCCAGGGCGTGCATTTCCCCGAGGCGGGCGAAGCGTTCGCCGACTTGCAGAATGCGCGCACGCCCGCCCACCAGCGGCTCATCTACGAGGAGCTGTTCTTCCTGGAGGTCGGGCTGGAGCTCAAGCGCCGGCGCCTGCGCCAGCAGCCCGGGATCTCTTTCCAGCTGAACGAGAAGGTGCGGGAAGCGATCAAGAAGGTCCTTCCGTTCCATCCCACCAACGCGCAGAAGAAGGTGCTGCGCGAGATCGCCGAAGACATGGCGCGTCCTTCGCCCATGCGCCGCCTGCTGCAGGGCGACGTTGGCTCAGGCAAGACCATCGTCGCGCTCGAGGCGGCCATCATCGCCATCGAAAACGGCTACCAGGCGGCGCTCATGGCGCCCACCGAGATCCTCGCCGCCCAGCACTACATCTCCGCGCGGCAGATCCTCGAGAACGCCGGCTACCGCATGGTCCTGCTGAGCGGCTCGATGGAGGACGACCGCAAGCGCGACACCCGCCGCCACATCGCGCGCGGTGACGTCCACCTCGTCATCGGCACCCACGCGCTCATCCAGGAGAAGGTGGACTTCGCCAAGCTTGGGCTGGTGATCGTGGACGAGCAGCACCGCTTCGGCGTCATGCAGCGCTTCAAGCTGATGAAGAAAGGCGAGCTCGATCCCGACGTGCTGGTGATGACCGCCACTCCCATCCCGCGTACGCTGGCGCTCACCCTCTACGGCGACCTCGATGTCAGCGTGCTCGACGAGCTCCCGCCGGGCCGCACTCCCATCGTCACCCGGCGGGTCACCGACGAGCGCGCCGGTGAGGTATGGGACTTCGCCCGCAAGCAGGTGGCCAGGGGCCGGCAGGCATTCGTGGTCTATCCGGTCATCGAGGAGTCGAAGCAGGACGAGCCGGCGCTGGTGCTGCAGCCCGACCTACTCGAGGTGAAGCCTGCCGCCGAGCTCAAGGCCGCGGTGAAGATGTACGACGAGCTGCGCAAGAAAGTCTTTCCCGACTT
Coding sequences:
- a CDS encoding molybdopterin-binding protein, whose product is TGVAERDVTPEATRAVCDRLVDGIAERMRAEGAKKTPLAALSRGLCGTRGRSLVLNLPGSPGGATESLAAVIDLLPHALELLRGKTAHAKSRS
- a CDS encoding VTT domain-containing protein, which translates into the protein MHWLKHFLSRYTAWVWGVLKPLGAWGVFGIAFVDAAFMGIPMDPVVAGYVYSDQAHFWMYILMASAGSALGSLPLYVIGYKGGELLLAKRISKDRMEKMRDRFEKQEFFALMIPSMLPPPTPFKLFVLSAGVFEMHVTAFLGAIFLGRVLRFGILSALVLAFGPHVVSLVGRMAREHLPVTIAIGVAAIVLIYVLYRLLRAPVVEMEHELEQAEK
- the ligA gene encoding NAD-dependent DNA ligase LigA; this encodes MSAPRDVQKKIDKLRDQIRYHEHRYYVLDDPEISDAEFDRLMQELKRMEAEHPELVTPDSPSQRVGGKPREGFIKVQHSRPMLSLDNAYDEEELRAWDRRVHELSGRKQVEYVCELKLDGLSMALRYEEGKSGRGRSEFVLGLTRGDGAIGEDVTANLRTIRSVPLSIPAATLQKAGLPPTFEVRGEVIMPIAAFGRMNEERERQNLSKFANPRNAAAGAVRVLDPNVTASRRLDLYSYFLLVDGRTCFPEHSRSLEALKIAGFKVNPLWRLAKSIDEVWKLVGELEPKREELGYEIDGVVVKVNDTRLWEELGYTGKAPRWAIAYKYAARAGVTRIEDIVPQVGRTGKLTPVAWLTPVPIGGTTVSRATLHNMDEIERLGVRIGDWVTVERGGDVIPKVVGIVEDKQHPRGARHFKMPERCPECGGHVVRTEGEADHRCVNANCPAKLRESILHFASRSVMNIEGMGDALVNQLCDKKLLKSVADIYSLTKQDLLELERMGEKSAQNVLDEIENSKKLPLERVIYGLGIRFVGERTAEFLAEHFGSIDALMKASVEELQQVNEVGPRIAESIRAFFDEPKNVDLVKRLKAAGLQFEGTKKRRGTQLAGKTFVLTGTLANYSRGQAKKMIEDAGGRVSGSVSKKTDYVVAGDEAGSKLDKARELGVKVIGEKEMLELVGRS
- a CDS encoding DUF1579 family protein → MKKLFLAVLILGFASLWGFAQEKKADKKGEMKHEHAAMENKGGPPPAAKPGPEITKLIKMFSGSWTAEEKVEPNPMAPKGATGKATATFKPGPGGLSLIEEYDSPHGSMGPFRGHGVTWWDAKAGAFKGTWCDTMMTECMVSSMKWQGDKLVGDPYPMDQGGQKMVMTSAYTDIKPDAITFEMGMGPTTEQAKKEMTIVYKRTGKAAVPAAKKEEMPAKK
- a CDS encoding metal-dependent hydrolase; translation: MEPITHFLTGACLARAGLNRTTPLATTTLVLAAEAADIDILWLGKGPVFYFGHHRGITHTFVGAPLVAALVLALVYALWRIAQQFAKPGPMGCAGCPPGNAPPERRPRWGMIYLLAVLSGLVHILLDYTNSYGVRPFMPFSYRWYSWDIVNIYDGLIWAALLLGLLVPGLFRLVNEEIGSRKKGPRGRGGAIFALVAIVVLWGGRDYEHRKAIRLMQSTEYEGAEAVRVSAFPYGLSPFKWHGVAETANLFEMVVVDSSGPEIDPQSKARIRYKPEETPATIAAKKTYLGRVYLDWAQYPLTEQEQRPDGTYEVRFYDLRYSYPERGSALRSAVILDKDLHEIEERFGSRVQKVK
- a CDS encoding DUF6580 family putative transport protein — translated: MLAYVLVLAVIVARIVFRPLAFAPVGPALLFFGAYMPRRWMWVPLALLAATDVYLTRSSYGYPFTADILVTWAWYALVLWAGGALLKGRVRPLPVAGVTVAAAVAFFAISNFAVWAVWNMYPKTLGGLAACYVAALPFFRNQFVSDLLFAAVMFAVPLALPALRPAEAKERAA
- a CDS encoding PilZ domain-containing protein, which translates into the protein MTSKPARVSTASVAQKALARVAIIGLSHAGGAILADCFKQFGIQSVAVAGDEIGRLSREKFDACVVRLDDEAEPVLEAVRTSRSNFRVVIYGVCKTAQEALRFSRYSVNAVVDWPIERQNALKVVRATHLLVLHEFRRYVRVPIVSEVRVKLETGGEVRGSSLEISGGGMSISGGSGVASGQNATVTFALPEMAEVSIRGLVCWTRPADTAFGFRFDNADESRYHVRQWIDDFISRS
- a CDS encoding sensor domain-containing diguanylate cyclase, translating into MQKIAILYDASQAVLSTFDLDEVLAKILDILRDYFHLGNAAILLLDRQKQEFYVRAQVEWDPAHKQVRIPLGKGMIGNAGKLKRPIYAADVSKDPRYIANNPATRSELAIPLMVREEVVGVLDCQSDKLDAFDQETIDLLTLFSTQASIALQNAELYTLEQRKASQLEAVNAIARQSTAVLELSELMEKVCRVIVQSFDVDQVAILLKEQDRLAVRAHAGNLTPVMPIGSILPPGAGLCGRALLTGKTVVENDVSVVIGYVPGVKETASEMCIPLIAFGETLGVLALDSATVGAFPEEDVPTLESVADMCATAIQNAHYYERVRQMAYLDGLTGIFNRRFFELRMMQEIERANRYQLSLSVIMMDVDHFKRINDEFGHLLGDEVLKQISRLFEQHLRKPDVLCRFGGEEFAVLLPETNGENARAVAEKLRQIVAGFPFPGIPRPVTFSAGVAEFPRHGRTRDELVQAADAALYSSKQSGGDRVQQAPARASV
- the recG gene encoding ATP-dependent DNA helicase RecG; translation: MLELSTPVQYVKGIGPRIAEALAAKGISTVEDLLYYLPFRYEDRLNPRGIAELRPGEMATIIAEVRTFGLFYARNARFWIANLTVGQGRDALTCIWFRAEYLRDRFKPGQLVALYGKVEQKKKGRGLQIVQPQFEIIGEPPGPGEEPDPEELAAQSLEVGRIVPIYEAIGKLTTRWFRRVVHGALAALAPEVPDGLPPAIIARHRLAPRRQAFQGVHFPEAGEAFADLQNARTPAHQRLIYEELFFLEVGLELKRRRLRQQPGISFQLNEKVREAIKKVLPFHPTNAQKKVLREIAEDMARPSPMRRLLQGDVGSGKTIVALEAAIIAIENGYQAALMAPTEILAAQHYISARQILENAGYRMVLLSGSMEDDRKRDTRRHIARGDVHLVIGTHALIQEKVDFAKLGLVIVDEQHRFGVMQRFKLMKKGELDPDVLVMTATPIPRTLALTLYGDLDVSVLDELPPGRTPIVTRRVTDERAGEVWDFARKQVARGRQAFVVYPVIEESKQDEPALVLQPDLLEVKPAAELKAAVKMYDELRKKVFPDLRVGLLHGRLDPEEKERVMAQFKKGEIDVLVSTTVIEVGVDVPNASVMVVEHAERFGLAQLHQLRGRIGRGAARSYCILMTGPKVSPEGERRLDTMVRTTDGFEIAEVDLALRGPGELAGTRQAGMPEFRIANLVRDRELLELAKRDAAALVNGSDPQISADDKARAMAHLKAHWQRRYGLVEVG